AATTTAGAAATTGTTCTTGGTTTTATAAATCTTTTTCAGTAATTTGATGCATTCATTGAATTTTTACGTTAAGTTATTTCCTGTCACCTATGAACAACTGATAccatttaatatttattttcttcatattaTTTTGCTTTAGTGATCGATTACGTACCGTTGTAAATGTTATGAGTCATGGTACTTGTGTTCTATTCATTCATATGAAGTTACACCAGGTGAGTTCGACGTCGAATATTCaaaatcatttcattcaaaCCACAAAAGTTATCAGCGATTCAGCATCATCCGACAGTGTATCATAGCTGCTGTTAAACAATTCATTGATCAAAAGAAAATAGTGTTCGGTTGTTGTTGTCTTTTCTTGTTtgtgttttattgtttttattttctgttCACTAAAGTACACCCttgtattattttgttttacctATTGGTCTTTTTGCTGTGATAACTAATTTGTTTAGTTTATGTTAAATAATACCTACCCTTTGTTGTGTTTACCATAGATGTATTTTTATTTCAAGTTTGTGATATTTTCATCAAAAAGACAATTTTTCTAAATCATATTATACGATAAATAAATTCGAATAAAAATTGATGATACTCAGACTAGTTTTTACAAGGTACGAACTAACCAGGGACTTCATTACATAAACTCCTAGCCaggtttaattttaatttcaaactTTCATGAAGATTGTTAAAAgtttacttctttattatttatacctttgtcatttatttttttaaaaatcttcaaGAATAAACATATGCTGTTTAGTTCATTATTCTATTAGTTTTGTTTGATAAGTACATGTATTTGTTGTTTCCATACTATCATGTGATTTTTTCTTGAATATAGAACAAACCATTGGAATTCTTAACTTCGATGTAACATTAATCTTATTctataaaatataaacatttataaGTAGAGTGTTATGGATAAGTTTTCGGTCTCAAGGTCAGTATAACGATGTaatacttctttttttttaatagtaTCCTGTTCGAATTAACTAGTCAAATTAAAATGGTCTAATATATTTATCTATTGTTACATTAGTTCACAAATTTGAAAAGCTTCAATGAGTATCCGCAAAATTTAATAGaatatttgttaaaataataaGTTGAGAAAGAAAACCTACTAAATTGTGATGAATTTTTTTATCCTCATCGAAGTTATAAGTTTTAAGAAATATAAACTCATTATGTCATTTAATCATAATACAATGTGAAAATCACATAATGATTGTCAAGTACTTTTCACAGTATCAATTATATAAACGATGCATAGAATAAGAATTTATTGCGCTTTTTGTTGAATATTTCCTGGATTTCTAGTGATacgcagtaaccagtggagttctatcaggtctgttgggagatatcaactcactgaagacatcggtgaatggttgctcaatttcgtggattggttgaaattagacattaacaccgttgaatgccggccaactcagtggtctagaggttaagtgctctggcgcgagtctggtaggtcctgggttcgaatcccgtaaggcgggatcgtgaatacgcactgcagaggagtcccacaatagaacgaaacggccgtcaagcaatgcttgcaggttttccatggtggtctagcttcaattgactcatgatctcaactatataaaaaaattactaaaatctccacaaaacccccttctaagaATATTTAACAATCAATTTTGCAAAAACGGGCATTACTTATAGCACTTACAAATTTTTTTCTCAATCCAAAAATCATACTGCttcatatttgatattttgtccTCTGTGTATCATAAGAAGAACTGAAACAGATTAACTGAAAAATCATCCATaaaattgtaataaaaataGAATTATTGAAATTAGTTGGTTTGataaaatgaagatatttaACCCAATCGTTAAATACACTTGAAAATTGCTTACAATTTGAATTcttgataaatataaacaaagcaAGAACAATGCTTTTAGAAACAATTGGATTCATTGTATTTTACCCCACCTCGCCAACTACAAACACCTTGCAATTACAAGGAGTAGTGTATTTGTAAAGAGATTCTTGATCTACTTTCCTTAGTGAGGCTGAAATGGATGTTCAATACGAAATCGGAAATCATAATAAGAAGAATAGCAAATAAATTAAGTGATTAAACATGGATAAGATAAGCACATATTTACGAGTTGAAAAGATAAGTTATACAGAGTATAACAGGTAATGCTATGGTTACTAATAATCACGGTTACAAAAAAGATTACGCAATGAAAATAAGTGGTGATATgtatcaataccaaggttggacttgatagtttcacataaattgagcattgggtataaagttagtaataaatatatttttgttatatctcaatgagtagaaaaattgtatttctgacgtttcgtgacctaatgtaagccacttcttcaaagtaaataaataaccgaaattaaattaacacaagtttaaatagtataaaGGAAACAGTGCAAAATATTTTTcgtacaatcaaaatcataataggtcTGAATATGTCAATGTCAAGTTATTCTTGGTCAAGGCGAATTTGTATGACCTGTCACTGTATTGATCTATGTGTCAGCATGTGGGTATGGAAAATGTACGCATTTGTGATATGAAGTAGTGGGTTGAAATTGTGTcctaaaaatattattaaaagcacattaaaacaaaactgtTCTTCTGTAAATAACAATCCTAATGAAATTTCCTAGATTGGCACCGTAGTTTTACCTTACCGCCAAGGTACGACAAAGGAATTGCACCTGATATTGAAAACTTATAAAATTAAAGCTTTCTATAAGACAGCTAACACTTTAAGGAACGCTTTGGTTAGGACTTCAAATAAAATTCCGTTCACTTTTACTCAAATTTGTGTCTACAGATTAGGTTGTGTTAGCTGTGATGcgttctatattggagagtcttCCCGTGAGATCTCCACTCGTGCTAACGAAAACTTACACAAAAGACCTAATAATCTTGTAGAATTGGACAATTTACAAGTTAAATCAGCAATAGCAGTACATGCTACTTTGAATAATCAAATCGatgttaaaaatatcaaattaatTCACAAAGGCTTTTCCAACTACAAAGAGAGGTGAGTAGCCGAAGCGTTTCACATAATGATAAATCCCTCTGCCCTAAATAGGAAAGAAGGCCTGAATATTTATCCAATCTGGATTGTTTTTCCAGGTGACCATATTTGACTTCATTATTTCTGAATAGACATACATCCTCAACCCACTATTTCATATCACAAATGCGTACATTTTCCATACCCACATGCTGACACATAGATCAATACAGTGACAGGTCATACAAATTCGCCTTGACCAAGAATAACTTGACATTGACATATTCAgacctattatgattttgattgtacgAAAAATATTTTGCACTGTTTCCtttatactatttaaacttgtgttaatttaatttcggttatttatttactttgaagaagtggcttacattaggtcacgaaacgtcagaaatacaatttttctactcattgagatataacaaaaatatatttattactaactttatacccaatgctcaatttatgtgaaactatcaagtccaaccttggtattgatacATATCACCACTTATTTTCATTGCGTAATCTTTTTTGTAACCGTGATTATTAGTAACCATAGCATTACCTGTTATACTCTGTATAACTTATCTTTTCAACTCGTAAATATGTGCTTATCTTATCCATGTTTAATCACTTAATTTATTTGCTATTCTTCTTATTATGATTTCCGATTTCGTATTGAACATCCATTTCAGCCTCACTAAGGAAAGTAGATCAAGAATCTCTTTACAAATACACTACTCCTTGTAATTGCAAGGTGTTTGTAGTTGGCGAGGCGGGGTAAAATACAATTGTTTTTGCGCACTTAAAATTGTAAACTGATCCGTTATTTTGGTTTGCAAGGTGATAACGTTCTTCTTGCTGTCATTGATTAACAAGTTCCtagattgttttcagtttttaATTCACCCTTTGAACTTGTTTCATAAGTGAACCAACGATTAATGTATTTTGTTGTTCATCAAAGCATTTATCAATTGTATGATAGCATTTTGTATAATATCAAGATGCTATTTGGTTTTATATATACTGTACAGTATTGTGTAACTCCTAATCTATAAAATTGTTGAAAAAAGTTAAGACAGCTCTTAATTCGTGAATATTGCGTCAACCTGACCTCGCTATAGCTATCACATCAGATTTAAGACCAAGTTCCAACAATGTCTGTAGCGTTGATCTAAGTACTACATAATTATAGTAGCTAAGACGtttttgaattttattcaaGCAACGATCTATCGACCTATTATTACTtagaactaattctaaaagttgtTTCGATCCAGAATAGTGTACCACTTACTAACCAAAGTTTATGTCGCTTAGGACCTATTTCGAACTATATTCACAATAAACACTGTCGTGCTGTTTGCAAATATCTAATGGTATAAAAAGTATCTTGTGACAAcaaatactttttattatttcagtttGAAATGGTTTAGGTTATCCTGTTGTTAGTATTTTCGACTGAAATTTAATTAATCCTGGTTGACATATGGGCATCCtatgcttattgcctcgatatagccattATGATACAAGATGATAGACAATAGATCGTATTTGGCTAGCGGTGGGATTCATGATGCTCATTCTGTCCACTGCCagccacattccatctattctatggTTTTATTATGTTGATAGGGCCTATAAAAATTAGGTGAAACATTTACAGCTTTTCTAAGTTTTGCTTAATAAATTTTTAACTTTCagcaaaaataaaatgaatttcctGCAGCTCTGTCTCAAAAAAGCTTTTCTTAACTGTACATAGACTTTATTTCTAATGGAAAAAGAAAACTGGATGTAATTACTTACAAAGAAGGGATCATGTAAAATCACTTGgacaaaagagaaaaaagaaatagttaaacagttattttgtttaatttccaacaaattgtatttataataaacaaaaaaaaagaaagaatccATCAAAAAATGGGGATGCGGAAGGAGAGGATAATATATCAGCAAGAAGTCATGGATACGCGCGTATAAAGTTactgaaattattaaaattttgttGATGTTTTTAAAGTTccataataaaataaatccaaGATTGAGTAGGATCGGATAAATGTGTGAATAAACGTTTGTCTACAGTATTATTTGTTGGattcaaccaataattaaaacaaaaaaagtgaaCATAAAGAAAGACTTAAgatataaatcatttttattggtttattgtatgtaaatgaaaagaatatcGTGAATATCTATTTAACAAACTGATAaatgaaaaaggaaaaaaaacaactgaagCAATTCTTTTATTTACTAAGAGATTCAACTTGTATTCACTGGAATATAAAATAGACGATCTGTTGTAGTTAAAgagtttgaattattattattattcctcaGAAGATGATGTTCCTGAGTGTCAACAGCataatgatgttgttgatgtgaCTGTTGTAATTGATGCTCCTGATGATGAGGATGAGAATAGTTATGTTGTTGATTAAAAGTTTCATCTTCATAATAACCactagtagtattattacaattatttaaTCGACTTATCATTTGATATGATGATGATACTGAGGCAAGAAatgaattatgattattatcaaggCACATTGAATCTTTATTATGTTGAGATAAATTGAATTCAGATGATTGTTGTGGTACAACATTATTACATTCAATTGTTGAAGAAGATACTACAATACCTGATCTAGAAGAACATGAAGGTTCTAATAATAATTCTTCTGATGTTGACAAAGAATTTGATGAGGTAACAGCAGACGCAGCTGCTGCCGCCGCTGCAACAGCGGCAATACTTGCTGCACGTATAATTTCAAGTGCTGGTTGACAATGTTGTCTTGGTCCAGATTCTGGATGGTAAGTAAATGTTAAACCACTCGCATAGATAATACCATCTTGTCGCACTAAACTAATTGGCACCTGGGGTATATAGTAAATTGTAGAGAAAACAATATACACAATATGAAAGTAGACTGTTCATTCAAAAAAGATTGTGGAAATTTTACTTAACATAATCTGTAGAATGCTCCAATTTGTTAGACTTTATTGAAATTAAGCTAAGACTAAATAAAGTTAAAATTGTATCGTAAGTCTATTTGTTAAGAAGTGAATGTAAGCAAAATAGATTATTTGGATACACTAATGAAATGTTGTGAACTACCAATGGTAAAAATAATTGTTGACGCTTACTGTACGAATTTTTTTGCGTCTGGTGTAACGAACCCGCTCTGACGTGCATTACCTGCACTTGACGATGAGTCGAAAGGGCAATTATCGACCCCGAGACACTCGACGGACTGGGATACCAGCAACTGTTCTTTCAACTCACCTTTCCAGCTAGTCCCCATGCAGCGTGTGATACAGAGCTCCGAACTGCTGTAACTCTGCCTGGTAATCAGCTGGGGAACCAGGACGTCCCGTGTCCCCTAGTCGACAAAGTCTATTCCACCAAGCCCCACCTTTGTCGAGCCCCGCAGCAGTGTCTCTAGAGTCGTCGACTCTGCCCCCAGCTCCCGTATCTCTATCAGCTCTGTAGTGGCTTAAAACTGCCCCAGGAAACTCTTAACATCCTCATCCTTAAATGGTAGAGGTCAGGGCACCTTCATCTTGTCCTTGGGCAGTGACACCACTGGCTAAAGGAATATCTTCTTTCGCTCTCTCTTAATCTTCAAAGTACCCTGCGTATTCCATGTTCTTGACCTCCAAGAACCCTTCTCCTCGGCTGCGACCACAGCAACTTCCACGCGACGTTCTGCTACATACCGCCTATAGGCAGTCTTATGAGTAGCATTCACCACACCAGTAGTACAGCGGGAAACAAAGTAATTTCGAAATTCAGATTTTCATTCGCTAAAGCGTAAGGGTCACACGCACACTACATACATCTGttaaactaggacgaaatattTCTCCTTAAATTAATTCCTAGTCAACACCATGGAGTTACAGATGTTGTATTCTTCTTAGAGaacatgaaaaaaattagaaatGGAACTGAACTGTAGTCACTTTTAATCAAATTTAGGCAACAATACAACAAACAAACTTATAACTTTGAAATAAACCATGTTTGTTCTTGACTCACATAaactaatttttatattttgacaAATAAAACGAAGGTGAAATGAGTCCAATGATAGTGAGCGACGATAAACATATTCGATGATGCTAAATATATTAGATTATATAGTAAAGACACTCTAATTTGGTCTTCACCGTGTTGACCGCTTGTACTGTCTGACTTAAATGCGATTTCCAATTGTTGGTCGGATATTATGTGATTATCCATATCATGTGACCTATCTAGTGTATCACCTAGTAATTTTAATGATTGTTATCTAGCGTACCAAGTATTGTCCATTATTTATTGAAGGACAACGGAAACAAGTTTTGTCAACGTTATTAATGCAATGATAATCTTTTGATATCCTTCAGTTATTTACTAATCATAACtacataaaatatatattaatcatCGTATTAGGTCACGTTATTAAATTTTACCGATATGTACGATGTACAACACCAAGTAGGAAGATGAGTAGATACAAAGagacaaataaaaacaattcatATAAAGAAGTAGCAGAAGAAATATGGAATGTATGACATTTTTTCTGATCAATTCACCGGTGAGATTTGAAACAAGTAAACTATTGTGTCATTCACGTTTTACATtgtatttaattgattattcaGCTACATATATATGAAGTAATTAAATTCTCTGCAAAAATGTTAGACAGTAAATTAAGACCAGATCTTTTTTAATGTCAAGTTAACAATCTTTAGCTCTCTACTTAAACttgttttaaatgttatttaaaCCATGCTTCAATAATATGTCATGAAAATGAACGAAGGTTAGAAGATTGAAGTTCCCCATGTTAAATATTACTCAAGACCGATTTCATCAAGGATCTGACGGACTAAATAACTATTTGCTTCACATTCATACAATCGGAAAATGCAACGTCAGAGGATCACAACAAGTATAGTATTTGACTATAAGGTCTACGTCTACCTATAACATAATTACATTTCTCATTAAATCTCATCAATGTTGGTTAAACCGTATTGACATCTTCACTAATTACATTTAAAGTTTGTCAGACAATTCAAATCAATTATATCATACATCATTATTAGGAGCgaattgaaaaataaaagacTTCAAGTAGCTTCAATTTTTACACCTTCATTATCAAGAAATGTATCCACTCTCTTTTACATCAACAGTTCGAATTAGGCGTTGCGACTTGATATAAATAATGTTTTCAGAATACTAGTGGCAGGACaccttatatacatatatagcaGACTGTTTGCATGTATAGAGATAGCAGCAAAAGGATTTGGGGACTAGTCTATAGTGATGGACTTTGTTAACAATCgaagaaataaattaaatttatctaGCTTACCTCTAAAGTTTTCTGAATATATGTCCAATCTCTGTGAAATTCTGATATATCTGGAACAAAACATAGTATCAGCTCTTCACAACGATAAAATGTCTGGGCTGGAACGTCACCAAACCATACTTGATGCCTAGGACTGAAATTTTCACCAATTATTTCAAGCATTGCAACATCTCCACCACCATTCACTCGCATATCTCGTACAATTGGTACAGGTGTAACTGGTGTCAGACATGGTGGAGGAGGTGTGATTGGTTTAATTTGTCCATCTTTTGTTCTGTatgtacttggtaaatgactaGGTTCAAACCAACGATATTCCGCTCTATCTGTACTAATAATAGTCCATGCTGCGGCATCATTTATTTTCTCACGCAAAGGATTTTCATCACATGGTGTAGATGGCAATTGAACAATTTTATCTTGTGAAAGACATAAATACATTCTATCCGTATCTTTTAAATGAAATGCACATTTATGAAGTTGACTAACTGGATCATCAGCATCTAATAGAACAGTTGTTTTGTCTACTTTCCTTACAATCTTTAAAGAAAACGAAATAATGGGATAAATATTAATTTGATAATTATTACTCATTGGGttgtgaataaatttatttaattattataaaatagTTCTGTTGTGTATTGTGGTTTGATTTAATTACCATATATATACTCCCTACAGTATATCGAACTTACTTAgcaaatgaaaaaaatcaaaatgagTAGGAGGGTATAATTGCCGAAACCAAATTCTAACATGCACAGATGATAGGTATGCGTACATTTGTCCTTCTGGCCTAAGCAGGGACATGTAGGTTAATACTTTGAGTAGATAcacaagtgactccacttaatACCGTAACTCAGCAGTACATTATAAAGTAATTCTTGACTCGGAAATGTTATGTAAGCCGTCCGACGTTTGTGAAGGTAAGTAATATGCCTAGACTGAAATCAGCCCAGTCAAGTTTATAATTTCGGTAATCCGtaagaaaaatgaatgaaagtcAATAAGCATAACTGCTTGGTTTTTTGTAACCGATTACTGATTATTTTACGTACTTTCCAAAGTATATTCTTTTAGAATCACAGTAAAAGGTTATTGGTCAAGTACATAGCAAATACATTTCACTTTAAATAAATCTGTTAGTTACGTCACACACTAAAAGTGCCATTCATTGGATAATATACAATGAACTGTGTATAACATAATAATTAGTATTCAGTAAACATTGAATAACATAATAAATTAACATAGTACTTAAATCCTATTTTCATACTAAGATGATCACATTGAGTCAGAGGATTTAATATTTACCAGGGGGTTTCACTAAAAATAAGGAAATACATTTGTGCAGTAGGAATGTCTATTAAATACATGGAAACCTATATTTCATACGTGATTGATATATTGCTAAGGTGACTTCGTATTACATAGTTCTTGTCAATAAATATTAGCTCTTTTTTATAAGgataactaaactattttttTAATACATATCTCTCCCCATTTAACTTTATTGTAAATTCAACtgattattgttacttttactCCGTTAATTTCACCATATTCAAAAGTCATGTGTTGTTACTACAGACACTGAGTTGTTTGACTTCCGAATTGCCTTCACTAAAAATCGTGATTTCCATGAATTATTGACTTCTTACATCATTTAGGGTATAATAGTCAAAAAGTAATGTGTCAATCGCCTAGTCTCTCGTGTTCGCACTGGATCCCATTCGAATGAAAACATCAACAGTTCGTAATTAGGAATTACCGTAGGCTAATAAAGAAaaactaattatatatatatatatatatatatatatatatatatatatatatatatatatatatagacttaCTAAACGAGGAAGTGCCATACCAgtttctgaacagaccaatTTCACTGTATGACCATAGTGTATATAACCGTCTTGTACAGTGAACTGTTCAGCTTCATCTTGATCATCAGCTAATAAATTGATTGTAAATGAGCCCCAACGACTTGAACTTGCATGAAAACTAGCATCTTCAACATGTAAATACCGTGTACTGACGGTTTGTGAACGTAATCTATTGAATAAGGCTATCTTTGTACCAGATGCAATACATACTAAAACATTGaaagtaaaatatatttaaaatattattaattctaATCAATGAGTTAATGAACACACTGTAGCAAACTCTTTACAAGTATCATCAAATACAGTATGCCACCAAAGTAATTCCTTATATGTGCCTAATAGTGCTCATTGCGCATAGCTTGATTGGTTACCGATAAATGTAGAGGGGAAAACGTTGTTCATAATGTAATAACCAATTTGCATAGAAATACATTCAGTATTAAAACTTATAAAACAGTTGATGAATTTAAATACTAGTCGTACTGTCACAGATTTTGTTGAAACTGTAGAACCTAGACCAATGATTTCACTTCACTAGCTCACTGGTAAACCTAGAGGTCTTAAATTCAGTCACATGGGGAGTTGTAAATATCAGTTGTAGAGGAGTTTTGAAGTAGTATGAAACAGTCTATTGACTAAACACTTCCTGGCATCATTTGAGATATCAGTACATTATGAAACAATCTTTCtaagaaaataatgaatattttcaaaatgataagtACTATTATTTCTCCTACGAAAAAGACTTGTTTTATTTGTTCTAGGATTTCAATAAATCTTATCCATACAAAGAAACCTTTAATGAATCTAATACAAACAAAAAGTCTCCCTACTTGGCAAATTAATCATTGACAACTATATTTACGACTATAGATATTCATGTACAGTGGTCAAGCTTCTAAATATTGTCTCTTTAAATCGTGAAACTAACCTCTGAAAGATTAAATACGCGATCCGACGGAGTGAATAAAAACTCACTAGTGATCTTTGGAATATATTCGAGATTCATATATATGTCAAAATGTTTCCTGAGTATCGGCAATGTTTAGATCAATACAgcattcatttataaatatgaaACTAACGCTAGTGATAGCATCAAAACGCATTTAATCTAGTGTTTTAATCATAAATACAACTATTGAGGTATGGTACACATGATAGAGATTATATAAGATTTCTTTATGCACATAAAATAATCTATTGATTCCATATTAtaaattctttaaaaataattacaaaCCAAACACATTTAACAAGTTTGTAAGTCGTATTTGTCACAGAATGTTCTCGATTAGGGCACCATTTGAAAAGTAGGTAGCACTGGACTGTTGTTTAGCCCTAGTACGAGACTTGTCAAAAATGTGCATACACAGCCCTGCCATGGATCGAAACTAGGTCTTCAAGGCCACGCAACAAATGCTAACCGCTAGAATCGCTTGTttagtatttataattatactAATCCAATTTTAATATAACTTGACTTACATCCAATTACTTCACTTTCGGCATGT
The sequence above is drawn from the Schistosoma mansoni strain Puerto Rico chromosome 3, complete genome genome and encodes:
- a CDS encoding putative recombining binding protein suppressor of hairless, with product MHQHLTHNYNSHCTSQQAEDSAHNESISSSYRNPNLTGYSEITRTTYPLMSTHLFNQQRQTSLFPTSSYGTEESLNSLNLPVFDENYDQINRSRIDQRETTNNIQLDILQPTSLILKAEENLLNFPSSSSSSTLLSNRSKETDSSYIATMSSGESDGGIVAVPANTGCCESLGILTRAMMRAYLVDRRDQILIILHAKVAQKSYGTEKRFFCPPPCVYLRGEGWGLQYNQTSHDESKLSSSHEHVDQTDLVSYSTNNVRTYSLQNNSSCSTATPIPGPSHLSSSFTGEQSQILAFMGIGGSTTPVEMIQLNLDDGRDYSNAKTLFISDSDKRKYFMLTLKMFYKNGKDLGQFYSRRIKVISKPSKKKQSLKNTDLCIASGTKIALFNRLRSQTVSTRYLHVEDASFHASSSRWGSFTINLLADDQDEAEQFTVQDGYIHYGHTVKLVCSETGMALPRLIVRKVDKTTVLLDADDPVSQLHKCAFHLKDTDRMYLCLSQDKIVQLPSTPCDENPLREKINDAAAWTIISTDRAEYRWFEPSHLPSTYRTKDGQIKPITPPPPCLTPVTPVPIVRDMRVNGGGDVAMLEIIGENFSPRHQVWFGDVPAQTFYRCEELILCFVPDISEFHRDWTYIQKTLEVPISLVRQDGIIYASGLTFTYHPESGPRQHCQPALEIIRAASIAAVAAAAAAASAVTSSNSLSTSEELLLEPSCSSRSGIVVSSSTIECNNVVPQQSSEFNLSQHNKDSMCLDNNHNSFLASVSSSYQMISRLNNCNNTTSGYYEDETFNQQHNYSHPHHQEHQLQQSHQQHHYAVDTQEHHLLRNNNNNSNSLTTTDRLFYIPVNTS